In a genomic window of Styela clava chromosome 11, kaStyClav1.hap1.2, whole genome shotgun sequence:
- the LOC120347314 gene encoding uncharacterized protein LOC120347314 isoform X3, with amino-acid sequence MNLQSFLLLVWTLTVMCEESIKIGMTNSDDIKRLCKDIENVQNNMGKKFFGQDGDRRFGDSTACPDKRIATITNDYEACLVTKVAAEHGATVAWANIQKPNNTNITSLDGTLYGITLNISHGNIDSCIAMELEVINVTSKGNWSFVAEDCNKLLPTICENSSVNSTQPNIGATNNIFAGLYRNIKLEPHLCQNNYEQRCNGSKSLLKMDECFVRHAANENTNCNRSTGRGTFQHVKIHNSNGVPLIGVRELLTLGKFSVDPSVSFPTEQRNFKLASAELNGERAENLIRESVLLYDQNKKISVLSQPINRILLINLIGNSGKPISASRISFRYKLEANKTIAKLARRLTFEDGDESLLASTSRFLGLQPQCVFIDSNSNFNRSGCDCIQEGDIAKCVSTHTTTFAVILAVETVVVPHGVKVASIAMQSISLVFLAITFYILVSVRKKVRGERIAIQINLVVSLALLHFWILMSDIALHYPIFCRATAVLMHFFLLSTAFWMTNEATLLFIKTSGLAFVRAKRRKIVITSMIISWGMPGIVCAIVAAIGFSSGIYMQLNDLYSKSVGSESNTIPMYDYCWLSAMSGIRWSAIVPVAILLLINFIIVIRVAVFVYRKTLEARNFKPMEQGKNKHILDIDYLKYLGASLKAAALLIPSLGIPWMFLFAANANDQTTQLVFMYVNVVLNGLQGFFVFVVYCIVGKEVRAATAKSISLSFINSWNNSSETFEKWRKRKSHQPTDVASTEKNTENKEDVESPMKQHST; translated from the exons ATGAATTTACAAAGTTTCTTGCTGCTGGTGTGGACTCTTACAGTGATGTGTGAAG AAAGCATAAAAATCGGAATGACAAATTCTGACGATATCAAACGTTTATGCAAGGATATTGAAAACGTGCAGAACAATATGG GAAAGAAATTTTTTGGACAAGATGGGGACCGTAGGTTTGGTGATTCAACCGCATGTCCTGATAAACGAATTGCAACGATTACAAACGACTACGAGGCATGTTTAGTTACAAAAGTTGCTGCTGAACATGGTGCTACAGTTGCGTGGGCAA ATATTCAGAAGCCAAATAACACAAACATAACGAGCCTTGATGGGACACTTTATGGCATTACATTGAATATTTCGCATGGAAATATCGACTCTTGCATTGCCATGGAACTTGAAGTGATAAACGTTACCAGCAAGGGAAACTGGTCGTTCGTTGCTGAGGATTGTAACAAACTTCTCCCAACAATTTGTGAAAATAGTA gtgTAAATTCTACTCAGCCGAATATTGGTGCCACGAACAACATTTTTGCAG GATTGTACAGAAATATAAAACTCGAACCAC atttATGTCAGAACAATTATGAACAAAGATGCAATGGTTCCAAATCTTTATTGAAAATGGATGAATGTTTTGTACGTCACGCGGCAAACGAAAATACAAACTGCAATCGCTCAACTGGTCGGGGAACATTTCAACACGTTAAAATACACAACTCCAATGGTGTGCCGTTGATCGGCGTTCGTGAACTTTTAACCCTAGGAAAATTCAGCGTAGATCCCTCGGTATCATTTCCAACAGAACAACGTAATTTTAAACTGGCGAGCGCTGAACTAAATGGTGAAAGGGCAGAAAATCTAATACGTGAATCAGTTCTATTATATGACCAAAACAAGAAGATATCTGTATTATCACAGCCAATCAATCGGATActtcttattaatttaattggaaattcAGGAAAACCTATTAGTGCATCGAGAATATCATTTCGCTACAAATTGGAGGCAAATAAAACAATAGCAAAACTTGCCAGAAGGTTGACATTCGAGGATGGAGATGAATCCTTGTTGGCAAGCACAAGTCGCTTCCTTGGGCTTCAACCGCAATGCGTTTTCATTGATTCCAATTCGAATTTCAACCGGAGTGGTTGCGATTGCATTCAAGAAGGGGACATAGCAAAATGTGTCAGTACTCATACTACAACTTTTGCAGTCATACTTGCTGTAGAAACAGTGGTCGTTCCACACGGAGTTAAG GTTGCTTCAATAGCGATGCAGTCAATCTCTCTAGTATTTCTTGCAATTACATTCTATATTCTTGTAAGCGTGAGAAAGAAGGTCAGAGGAGAAAGAATTGCGATTCAAATCAATCTTGTTGTCTCATTGGCTCTCCTGCATTTCTGGATATTGATGAGTGACATAGCTCTACATTACCCAATCTTCTGTCGTGCTACTGCAGTGCttatgcatttctttttgttgtcgACAG CATTTTGGATGACAAATGAAGCAACTCTCCTATTCATCAAGACCTCTGGATTAGCGTTCGTACGTGCAAAAAGACGAAAAATCGTAATAACGTCGATGATAATTAGCTGGGGGATGCCTGGAATAGTTTGTGCCATTGTCGCAGCAATTGGTTTTTCAAGTGGCATATATATGCAACTCAACGATCTGTATTCAAAAAGTGTGGGTTCGGAATCGAATACCATCCCCATGTACGATTATTGCTGGTTAAGTGCGATGTCTGGTATTCGTTGGTCAGCGATAGTACCAGTGGCTATTCTGTTACTAATAAACTTCATTATAGTAATAAGAGTAGCGGTATTTGTTTATCGCAAGACGCTGGAAGCAAGGAATTTCAAGCCAATGGAACaaggaaaaaataaacacataCTTGATATTGATTACCTGAAATATCTTGGTGCGTCTCTGAAAGCAGCTGCGTTACTCATACCTTCGTTGGGAATTCCGTGGATGTTTTTGTTTGCTGCAA ATGCAAACGACCAAACAACGCAGCTTGTTTTTATGTACGTGAATGTCGTTCTCAACGGTTTGCAAGGTTTCTTTGTGTTCGTGGTTTACTGCATTGTGGGGAAGGAAGTGCGAGCAGCAACAGCAAAAAGCATTTCATTATCCTTCATTAATTCTTGGAATAATTCAAGCGAAACTTTCGAAAAATGGAGAAAAAGAAAATCTCATCAACCTACAGATGTCGCATCAAcagaaaaaaatacagaaaacaaGGAAGATGTGGAATCACCTATGAAACAGCATTCGACATAA
- the LOC120347314 gene encoding uncharacterized protein LOC120347314 isoform X4, producing MNLQSFLLLVWTLTVMCEESIKIGMTNSDDIKRLCKDIENVQNNMGKKFFGQDGDRRFGDSTACPDKRIATITNDYEACLVTKVAAEHGATVAWANIQKPNNTNITSLDGTLYGITLNISHGNIDSCIAMELEVINVTSKGNWSFVAEDCNKLLPTICENSVNSTQPNIGATNNIFAGLYRNIKLEPHLCQNNYEQRCNGSKSLLKMDECFVRHAANENTNCNRSTGRGTFQHVKIHNSNGVPLIGVRELLTLGKFSVDPSVSFPTEQRNFKLASAELNGERAENLIRESVLLYDQNKKISVLSQPINRILLINLIGNSGKPISASRISFRYKLEANKTIAKLARRLTFEDGDESLLASTSRFLGLQPQCVFIDSNSNFNRSGCDCIQEGDIAKCVSTHTTTFAVILAVETVVVPHGVKVASIAMQSISLVFLAITFYILVSVRKKVRGERIAIQINLVVSLALLHFWILMSDIALHYPIFCRATAVLMHFFLLSTAFWMTNEATLLFIKTSGLAFVRAKRRKIVITSMIISWGMPGIVCAIVAAIGFSSGIYMQLNDLYSKSVGSESNTIPMYDYCWLSAMSGIRWSAIVPVAILLLINFIIVIRVAVFVYRKTLEARNFKPMEQGKNKHILDIDYLKYLGASLKAAALLIPSLGIPWMFLFAANANDQTTQLVFMYVNVVLNGLQGFFVFVVYCIVGKEVRAATAKSISLSFINSWNNSSETFEKWRKRKSHQPTDVASTEKNTENKEDVESPMKQHST from the exons ATGAATTTACAAAGTTTCTTGCTGCTGGTGTGGACTCTTACAGTGATGTGTGAAG AAAGCATAAAAATCGGAATGACAAATTCTGACGATATCAAACGTTTATGCAAGGATATTGAAAACGTGCAGAACAATATGG GAAAGAAATTTTTTGGACAAGATGGGGACCGTAGGTTTGGTGATTCAACCGCATGTCCTGATAAACGAATTGCAACGATTACAAACGACTACGAGGCATGTTTAGTTACAAAAGTTGCTGCTGAACATGGTGCTACAGTTGCGTGGGCAA ATATTCAGAAGCCAAATAACACAAACATAACGAGCCTTGATGGGACACTTTATGGCATTACATTGAATATTTCGCATGGAAATATCGACTCTTGCATTGCCATGGAACTTGAAGTGATAAACGTTACCAGCAAGGGAAACTGGTCGTTCGTTGCTGAGGATTGTAACAAACTTCTCCCAACAATTTGTGAAAATA gtgTAAATTCTACTCAGCCGAATATTGGTGCCACGAACAACATTTTTGCAG GATTGTACAGAAATATAAAACTCGAACCAC atttATGTCAGAACAATTATGAACAAAGATGCAATGGTTCCAAATCTTTATTGAAAATGGATGAATGTTTTGTACGTCACGCGGCAAACGAAAATACAAACTGCAATCGCTCAACTGGTCGGGGAACATTTCAACACGTTAAAATACACAACTCCAATGGTGTGCCGTTGATCGGCGTTCGTGAACTTTTAACCCTAGGAAAATTCAGCGTAGATCCCTCGGTATCATTTCCAACAGAACAACGTAATTTTAAACTGGCGAGCGCTGAACTAAATGGTGAAAGGGCAGAAAATCTAATACGTGAATCAGTTCTATTATATGACCAAAACAAGAAGATATCTGTATTATCACAGCCAATCAATCGGATActtcttattaatttaattggaaattcAGGAAAACCTATTAGTGCATCGAGAATATCATTTCGCTACAAATTGGAGGCAAATAAAACAATAGCAAAACTTGCCAGAAGGTTGACATTCGAGGATGGAGATGAATCCTTGTTGGCAAGCACAAGTCGCTTCCTTGGGCTTCAACCGCAATGCGTTTTCATTGATTCCAATTCGAATTTCAACCGGAGTGGTTGCGATTGCATTCAAGAAGGGGACATAGCAAAATGTGTCAGTACTCATACTACAACTTTTGCAGTCATACTTGCTGTAGAAACAGTGGTCGTTCCACACGGAGTTAAG GTTGCTTCAATAGCGATGCAGTCAATCTCTCTAGTATTTCTTGCAATTACATTCTATATTCTTGTAAGCGTGAGAAAGAAGGTCAGAGGAGAAAGAATTGCGATTCAAATCAATCTTGTTGTCTCATTGGCTCTCCTGCATTTCTGGATATTGATGAGTGACATAGCTCTACATTACCCAATCTTCTGTCGTGCTACTGCAGTGCttatgcatttctttttgttgtcgACAG CATTTTGGATGACAAATGAAGCAACTCTCCTATTCATCAAGACCTCTGGATTAGCGTTCGTACGTGCAAAAAGACGAAAAATCGTAATAACGTCGATGATAATTAGCTGGGGGATGCCTGGAATAGTTTGTGCCATTGTCGCAGCAATTGGTTTTTCAAGTGGCATATATATGCAACTCAACGATCTGTATTCAAAAAGTGTGGGTTCGGAATCGAATACCATCCCCATGTACGATTATTGCTGGTTAAGTGCGATGTCTGGTATTCGTTGGTCAGCGATAGTACCAGTGGCTATTCTGTTACTAATAAACTTCATTATAGTAATAAGAGTAGCGGTATTTGTTTATCGCAAGACGCTGGAAGCAAGGAATTTCAAGCCAATGGAACaaggaaaaaataaacacataCTTGATATTGATTACCTGAAATATCTTGGTGCGTCTCTGAAAGCAGCTGCGTTACTCATACCTTCGTTGGGAATTCCGTGGATGTTTTTGTTTGCTGCAA ATGCAAACGACCAAACAACGCAGCTTGTTTTTATGTACGTGAATGTCGTTCTCAACGGTTTGCAAGGTTTCTTTGTGTTCGTGGTTTACTGCATTGTGGGGAAGGAAGTGCGAGCAGCAACAGCAAAAAGCATTTCATTATCCTTCATTAATTCTTGGAATAATTCAAGCGAAACTTTCGAAAAATGGAGAAAAAGAAAATCTCATCAACCTACAGATGTCGCATCAAcagaaaaaaatacagaaaacaaGGAAGATGTGGAATCACCTATGAAACAGCATTCGACATAA
- the LOC120347314 gene encoding uncharacterized protein LOC120347314 isoform X2 — translation MNLQSFLLLVWTLTVMCEESIKIGMTNSDDIKRLCKDIENVQNNMGKKFFGQDGDRRFGDSTACPDKRIATITNDYEACLVTKVAAEHGATVAWANIQKPNNTNITSLDGTLYGITLNISHGNIDSCIAMELEVINVTSKGNWSFVAEDCNKLLPTICENSVNSTQPNIGATNNIFAGLYRNIKLEPHKTVPGDLIDMTNPTTLIALRSQRSTHNTENTEPTPSSPFRSVAVTTEKSFPDDDLCQNNYEQRCNGSKSLLKMDECFVRHAANENTNCNRSTGRGTFQHVKIHNSNGVPLIGVRELLTLGKFSVDPSVSFPTEQRNFKLASAELNGERAENLIRESVLLYDQNKKISVLSQPINRILLINLIGNSGKPISASRISFRYKLEANKTIAKLARRLTFEDGDESLLASTSRFLGLQPQCVFIDSNSNFNRSGCDCIQEGDIAKCVSTHTTTFAVILAVETVVVPHGVKVASIAMQSISLVFLAITFYILVSVRKKVRGERIAIQINLVVSLALLHFWILMSDIALHYPIFCRATAVLMHFFLLSTAFWMTNEATLLFIKTSGLAFVRAKRRKIVITSMIISWGMPGIVCAIVAAIGFSSGIYMQLNDLYSKSVGSESNTIPMYDYCWLSAMSGIRWSAIVPVAILLLINFIIVIRVAVFVYRKTLEARNFKPMEQGKNKHILDIDYLKYLGASLKAAALLIPSLGIPWMFLFAANANDQTTQLVFMYVNVVLNGLQGFFVFVVYCIVGKEVRAATAKSISLSFINSWNNSSETFEKWRKRKSHQPTDVASTEKNTENKEDVESPMKQHST, via the exons ATGAATTTACAAAGTTTCTTGCTGCTGGTGTGGACTCTTACAGTGATGTGTGAAG AAAGCATAAAAATCGGAATGACAAATTCTGACGATATCAAACGTTTATGCAAGGATATTGAAAACGTGCAGAACAATATGG GAAAGAAATTTTTTGGACAAGATGGGGACCGTAGGTTTGGTGATTCAACCGCATGTCCTGATAAACGAATTGCAACGATTACAAACGACTACGAGGCATGTTTAGTTACAAAAGTTGCTGCTGAACATGGTGCTACAGTTGCGTGGGCAA ATATTCAGAAGCCAAATAACACAAACATAACGAGCCTTGATGGGACACTTTATGGCATTACATTGAATATTTCGCATGGAAATATCGACTCTTGCATTGCCATGGAACTTGAAGTGATAAACGTTACCAGCAAGGGAAACTGGTCGTTCGTTGCTGAGGATTGTAACAAACTTCTCCCAACAATTTGTGAAAATA gtgTAAATTCTACTCAGCCGAATATTGGTGCCACGAACAACATTTTTGCAG GATTGTACAGAAATATAAAACTCGAACCAC ATAAAACAGTTCCGGGCGATTTGATTGATATGACCAATCCAACGACCTTAATCGCACTTAGGTCTCAGCGCTCTACACACAATACAGAAAATACTGAACCAACTCCATCCAGTCCATTTCGGTCTGTCGCTGTTACCACAGAAAAATCATTTCCGGACGATG atttATGTCAGAACAATTATGAACAAAGATGCAATGGTTCCAAATCTTTATTGAAAATGGATGAATGTTTTGTACGTCACGCGGCAAACGAAAATACAAACTGCAATCGCTCAACTGGTCGGGGAACATTTCAACACGTTAAAATACACAACTCCAATGGTGTGCCGTTGATCGGCGTTCGTGAACTTTTAACCCTAGGAAAATTCAGCGTAGATCCCTCGGTATCATTTCCAACAGAACAACGTAATTTTAAACTGGCGAGCGCTGAACTAAATGGTGAAAGGGCAGAAAATCTAATACGTGAATCAGTTCTATTATATGACCAAAACAAGAAGATATCTGTATTATCACAGCCAATCAATCGGATActtcttattaatttaattggaaattcAGGAAAACCTATTAGTGCATCGAGAATATCATTTCGCTACAAATTGGAGGCAAATAAAACAATAGCAAAACTTGCCAGAAGGTTGACATTCGAGGATGGAGATGAATCCTTGTTGGCAAGCACAAGTCGCTTCCTTGGGCTTCAACCGCAATGCGTTTTCATTGATTCCAATTCGAATTTCAACCGGAGTGGTTGCGATTGCATTCAAGAAGGGGACATAGCAAAATGTGTCAGTACTCATACTACAACTTTTGCAGTCATACTTGCTGTAGAAACAGTGGTCGTTCCACACGGAGTTAAG GTTGCTTCAATAGCGATGCAGTCAATCTCTCTAGTATTTCTTGCAATTACATTCTATATTCTTGTAAGCGTGAGAAAGAAGGTCAGAGGAGAAAGAATTGCGATTCAAATCAATCTTGTTGTCTCATTGGCTCTCCTGCATTTCTGGATATTGATGAGTGACATAGCTCTACATTACCCAATCTTCTGTCGTGCTACTGCAGTGCttatgcatttctttttgttgtcgACAG CATTTTGGATGACAAATGAAGCAACTCTCCTATTCATCAAGACCTCTGGATTAGCGTTCGTACGTGCAAAAAGACGAAAAATCGTAATAACGTCGATGATAATTAGCTGGGGGATGCCTGGAATAGTTTGTGCCATTGTCGCAGCAATTGGTTTTTCAAGTGGCATATATATGCAACTCAACGATCTGTATTCAAAAAGTGTGGGTTCGGAATCGAATACCATCCCCATGTACGATTATTGCTGGTTAAGTGCGATGTCTGGTATTCGTTGGTCAGCGATAGTACCAGTGGCTATTCTGTTACTAATAAACTTCATTATAGTAATAAGAGTAGCGGTATTTGTTTATCGCAAGACGCTGGAAGCAAGGAATTTCAAGCCAATGGAACaaggaaaaaataaacacataCTTGATATTGATTACCTGAAATATCTTGGTGCGTCTCTGAAAGCAGCTGCGTTACTCATACCTTCGTTGGGAATTCCGTGGATGTTTTTGTTTGCTGCAA ATGCAAACGACCAAACAACGCAGCTTGTTTTTATGTACGTGAATGTCGTTCTCAACGGTTTGCAAGGTTTCTTTGTGTTCGTGGTTTACTGCATTGTGGGGAAGGAAGTGCGAGCAGCAACAGCAAAAAGCATTTCATTATCCTTCATTAATTCTTGGAATAATTCAAGCGAAACTTTCGAAAAATGGAGAAAAAGAAAATCTCATCAACCTACAGATGTCGCATCAAcagaaaaaaatacagaaaacaaGGAAGATGTGGAATCACCTATGAAACAGCATTCGACATAA
- the LOC120347314 gene encoding uncharacterized protein LOC120347314 isoform X1, which produces MNLQSFLLLVWTLTVMCEESIKIGMTNSDDIKRLCKDIENVQNNMGKKFFGQDGDRRFGDSTACPDKRIATITNDYEACLVTKVAAEHGATVAWANIQKPNNTNITSLDGTLYGITLNISHGNIDSCIAMELEVINVTSKGNWSFVAEDCNKLLPTICENSSVNSTQPNIGATNNIFAGLYRNIKLEPHKTVPGDLIDMTNPTTLIALRSQRSTHNTENTEPTPSSPFRSVAVTTEKSFPDDDLCQNNYEQRCNGSKSLLKMDECFVRHAANENTNCNRSTGRGTFQHVKIHNSNGVPLIGVRELLTLGKFSVDPSVSFPTEQRNFKLASAELNGERAENLIRESVLLYDQNKKISVLSQPINRILLINLIGNSGKPISASRISFRYKLEANKTIAKLARRLTFEDGDESLLASTSRFLGLQPQCVFIDSNSNFNRSGCDCIQEGDIAKCVSTHTTTFAVILAVETVVVPHGVKVASIAMQSISLVFLAITFYILVSVRKKVRGERIAIQINLVVSLALLHFWILMSDIALHYPIFCRATAVLMHFFLLSTAFWMTNEATLLFIKTSGLAFVRAKRRKIVITSMIISWGMPGIVCAIVAAIGFSSGIYMQLNDLYSKSVGSESNTIPMYDYCWLSAMSGIRWSAIVPVAILLLINFIIVIRVAVFVYRKTLEARNFKPMEQGKNKHILDIDYLKYLGASLKAAALLIPSLGIPWMFLFAANANDQTTQLVFMYVNVVLNGLQGFFVFVVYCIVGKEVRAATAKSISLSFINSWNNSSETFEKWRKRKSHQPTDVASTEKNTENKEDVESPMKQHST; this is translated from the exons ATGAATTTACAAAGTTTCTTGCTGCTGGTGTGGACTCTTACAGTGATGTGTGAAG AAAGCATAAAAATCGGAATGACAAATTCTGACGATATCAAACGTTTATGCAAGGATATTGAAAACGTGCAGAACAATATGG GAAAGAAATTTTTTGGACAAGATGGGGACCGTAGGTTTGGTGATTCAACCGCATGTCCTGATAAACGAATTGCAACGATTACAAACGACTACGAGGCATGTTTAGTTACAAAAGTTGCTGCTGAACATGGTGCTACAGTTGCGTGGGCAA ATATTCAGAAGCCAAATAACACAAACATAACGAGCCTTGATGGGACACTTTATGGCATTACATTGAATATTTCGCATGGAAATATCGACTCTTGCATTGCCATGGAACTTGAAGTGATAAACGTTACCAGCAAGGGAAACTGGTCGTTCGTTGCTGAGGATTGTAACAAACTTCTCCCAACAATTTGTGAAAATAGTA gtgTAAATTCTACTCAGCCGAATATTGGTGCCACGAACAACATTTTTGCAG GATTGTACAGAAATATAAAACTCGAACCAC ATAAAACAGTTCCGGGCGATTTGATTGATATGACCAATCCAACGACCTTAATCGCACTTAGGTCTCAGCGCTCTACACACAATACAGAAAATACTGAACCAACTCCATCCAGTCCATTTCGGTCTGTCGCTGTTACCACAGAAAAATCATTTCCGGACGATG atttATGTCAGAACAATTATGAACAAAGATGCAATGGTTCCAAATCTTTATTGAAAATGGATGAATGTTTTGTACGTCACGCGGCAAACGAAAATACAAACTGCAATCGCTCAACTGGTCGGGGAACATTTCAACACGTTAAAATACACAACTCCAATGGTGTGCCGTTGATCGGCGTTCGTGAACTTTTAACCCTAGGAAAATTCAGCGTAGATCCCTCGGTATCATTTCCAACAGAACAACGTAATTTTAAACTGGCGAGCGCTGAACTAAATGGTGAAAGGGCAGAAAATCTAATACGTGAATCAGTTCTATTATATGACCAAAACAAGAAGATATCTGTATTATCACAGCCAATCAATCGGATActtcttattaatttaattggaaattcAGGAAAACCTATTAGTGCATCGAGAATATCATTTCGCTACAAATTGGAGGCAAATAAAACAATAGCAAAACTTGCCAGAAGGTTGACATTCGAGGATGGAGATGAATCCTTGTTGGCAAGCACAAGTCGCTTCCTTGGGCTTCAACCGCAATGCGTTTTCATTGATTCCAATTCGAATTTCAACCGGAGTGGTTGCGATTGCATTCAAGAAGGGGACATAGCAAAATGTGTCAGTACTCATACTACAACTTTTGCAGTCATACTTGCTGTAGAAACAGTGGTCGTTCCACACGGAGTTAAG GTTGCTTCAATAGCGATGCAGTCAATCTCTCTAGTATTTCTTGCAATTACATTCTATATTCTTGTAAGCGTGAGAAAGAAGGTCAGAGGAGAAAGAATTGCGATTCAAATCAATCTTGTTGTCTCATTGGCTCTCCTGCATTTCTGGATATTGATGAGTGACATAGCTCTACATTACCCAATCTTCTGTCGTGCTACTGCAGTGCttatgcatttctttttgttgtcgACAG CATTTTGGATGACAAATGAAGCAACTCTCCTATTCATCAAGACCTCTGGATTAGCGTTCGTACGTGCAAAAAGACGAAAAATCGTAATAACGTCGATGATAATTAGCTGGGGGATGCCTGGAATAGTTTGTGCCATTGTCGCAGCAATTGGTTTTTCAAGTGGCATATATATGCAACTCAACGATCTGTATTCAAAAAGTGTGGGTTCGGAATCGAATACCATCCCCATGTACGATTATTGCTGGTTAAGTGCGATGTCTGGTATTCGTTGGTCAGCGATAGTACCAGTGGCTATTCTGTTACTAATAAACTTCATTATAGTAATAAGAGTAGCGGTATTTGTTTATCGCAAGACGCTGGAAGCAAGGAATTTCAAGCCAATGGAACaaggaaaaaataaacacataCTTGATATTGATTACCTGAAATATCTTGGTGCGTCTCTGAAAGCAGCTGCGTTACTCATACCTTCGTTGGGAATTCCGTGGATGTTTTTGTTTGCTGCAA ATGCAAACGACCAAACAACGCAGCTTGTTTTTATGTACGTGAATGTCGTTCTCAACGGTTTGCAAGGTTTCTTTGTGTTCGTGGTTTACTGCATTGTGGGGAAGGAAGTGCGAGCAGCAACAGCAAAAAGCATTTCATTATCCTTCATTAATTCTTGGAATAATTCAAGCGAAACTTTCGAAAAATGGAGAAAAAGAAAATCTCATCAACCTACAGATGTCGCATCAAcagaaaaaaatacagaaaacaaGGAAGATGTGGAATCACCTATGAAACAGCATTCGACATAA